One window from the genome of Anopheles merus strain MAF chromosome 3R, AmerM5.1, whole genome shotgun sequence encodes:
- the LOC121596586 gene encoding rap1 GTPase-activating protein 1 isoform X7 translates to MGGWTTAAANAKQNGLSAGTTAPSSKSATTSPDRLRGATHDLFELLERVQCSRLDDQRCVLPSYFTQNTRSAEERIANPHSTNESTNNLSVQIPQSMGGGGNTRSLLRHSNSMSSNPHSNSNSTPASPHLLSNSSSVHLHHAGAGGGGLHHHQQQHPQYQSQSSVSSQSSSIISTVPPVQRLLEDALSKPGPHPMIIVPNSGGYWVDGTDHDASYEVPSHTTWRVGKIESDDTAKCYRRFFIAREHSNLVGHDDQLGPVLLSIKSENVANQEHIRILLRLRTGTMHELIPASCLGSSPSPIKMARLLNEQINVDSFMPVLCPKASALIASYDEHVLVTNFKFGVLYQRFGQTAEEELFCNSETTPAFDEFLDVLGQRIRLRDHKGYRGGLDIQNGHTGDTAVYDVFKEREIMFHVSTLLPYTEADPQQLQRKRHIGNDIVAIVFQEENTPFSPAMIASHFLHAFIVVQPIEPNTPNCRYKISVTARDDVPFFGPTLPQPSVFKRGPELKEFLLTKLINAENACYKADKFAQLELRTRSSLLQNLVDELKEKTRDFLGMDVGGGAAGVPTSPTPETPKSEGGFTGSRFIDTVKKALNARLRSQNSDPTNNGSGGAGSVDTATGGGAKHHNSMKKSKDGTSLVSDMPCGPGGAVNIGRSLSKSSTTGSRKSPNDSVASSPDITSRCSLNPTLTNNNNNNSNAPNNNNTIGKNHPNGSANGNGASGNAAAGGGNNNNGPVAMSETSDDSSLNSVDLDPMVFLPTVDAGATYIDSDTGLESMSSADATTKACSLCLDGTGSTNGGGSVVSVSISGASVTIDGGNARELRNSGGSASSGTGSTASAGQMGGSVVVGQGAASVTQETLQQVEGMRQEITRLKCDKLDLLRQNVTCQRDIKRLRERELSLQGDLAAAGKEILRLRDLLKECLPTAVADPI, encoded by the exons AACACACGCAGTGCCGAGGAGCGAATCGCGAACCCGCACAGCACCAATGAGTCGACCAACAACCTTAGCGTACAAATTCCCCAGTCGATGGGCGGTGGCGGCAACACGCGATCACTGCTGCGCCACTCGAACAGCATGTCGTCGAATCCGCACTCGAACTCGAACTCGACCCCAGCCTCGCCGCACCTGCTGTCCAACAGCTCGAGCGTCCACCTGCACCACGCCGGTGCCGGTGGGGGCGgtctgcaccaccaccagcagcaacaccccCAGTACCAGTCGCAATCGTCCGTCAGCTCGCAGTCCTCCTCGATCATCTCGACCGTTCCGCCGGTGCAGCGGCTGCTCGAGGACGCGCTAAGCAAACCGGGGCCGCATCCGATGATCATCGTACCGAACAGCGGTGGCTACTGGGTGGACGGCACGGACCATGACGCATCGTACGAGGTGCCGTCCCACACGACGTGGCGCGTCGGCAAGATCGAGTCGGACGATACGGCCAAGTGCTACCGGCGGTTCTTTATCGCGCGCGAACACTCCAACCTGGTCGGGCACGACGATCAGCTCGGTCCGGTGCTGCTCTCGATCAAGTCGGAAAACGTTGCCAACCAGGAGCATATCCGGATACTGTTGCGACTGCGCACCGGCACCATGCACGAGCTGATACCGGCCTCCTGTCTCGGTAGCAGCCCGTCCCCCATCAAGATGGCCCGGCTGCTGAACGAGCAGATCAACGTGGACAGCTTCATGCCGGTGCTGTGCCCGAAAGCGTCCGCCCTGATCGCGAGCTACGACGAGCACGTGCTGGTGACGAACTTCAAATTCGGCGTGCTGTACCAGCGCTTCGGCCAGACGGCGGAGGAGGAGCTGTTCTGCAACAGCGAGACGACGCCCGCCTTCGACGAGTTCCTGGACGTGCTGGGGCAGCGCATTCGGCTGCGCGATCACAAAGGCTACCGGGGCGGGCTGGACATCCAGAACGGGCACACGGGCGATACCGCCGTGTACGATGTGTTTAAGGAGCGCGAAATCATGTTCCACGTGTCGACGCTGCTCCCGTACACCGAGGCCGAtccgcagcagctgcagcgcaAGCGGCACATTGGCAACGACATCGTGGCGATCGTGTTCCAGGAGGAAAACACGCCCTTCTCGCCGGCCATGATTGCGAGCCACTTTCTGCACGCGTTCATCGTGGTGCAGCCGATCGAGCCGAACACGCCGAACTGCCGGTACAAGATCTCGGTGACGGCGCGCGACGATGTGCCGTTCTTTGGGCCGACCCTGCCGCAGCCGTCCGTGTTTAAGCGCGGCCCGGAGCTGAAGGAGTTCCTGCTGACGAAGCTGATCAATGCGGAAAATGCGTGCTACAAGGCGGACAAGTTTGCGCAGCTGGAGCTGCGTACGCGCTCCTCGCTGCTGCAGAATCTCGTCGACGAGCTCAAGGAGAAGACGCGCGATTTTCTCGGCATGGATGTGGGGGGTGGGGCGGCCGGGGTGCCTACCTCGCCGACGCCCGAGACGCCCAAGTCGGAGGGTGGTTTTACCGGGTCGCGGTTTATCGATACGGTGAAGAAGGCGCTGAACGCCCGGTTACGGTCACAGAATTCGGACCCAACGAACAATGGCAGTGGTGGGGCAGGGAGTGTGGATACGGCGACGGGTGGTGGGGCCAAGCATCACAACTCGATGAAGAAGTCCAAGGATGGGACGAGCCTGGTGTCGGACATGCCGTGTGGACCGGGCGGAGCTGTTAAT ATTGGACGATCGCTGTCGAAGAGCAGTACGACTGGGTCGCGCAAATCGCCGAACGATTCGGTTGCCTCCTCGCCGGACATTACGTCCCGGTGTTCGCTTAATCCAACtctcaccaacaacaacaataacaatagtaatgcacccaacaacaacaacacgatcGGAAAGAATCACCCGAATGGCAGTGCGAACGGTAACGGAGCCAGCGGTAATGCTGCGGCCGGTggcggcaacaacaacaatggccCAGTGGCCATGTCCGAAACCAGTGACGATTCAAGCCTGAACAGTGTCGATCTCGATCCGATGG tttttctCCCAACGGTAGATGCTGGCGCTACGTACATCGACAGTGACACGGGGCTGGAGTCGATGTCTTCGGCGGACGCGACCACCAAGGCTTGCTCGCTCTGCCTGGACGGTACGGGCTCGACGAACGGTGGCGGTAGCGTGGTAAGCGTTAGCATCAGTGGCGCAAGCGTTACGATCGATGGGGGCAATGCGCGCGAACTGCGCAACAGTGGCGGTAGTGCGAGCTCGGGCACGGGATCCACTGCTAGTGCAGGGCAGATGGGGGGTAGTGTGGTAGTGGGCCAGGGGGCCGCATCGGTGACGCAGGAAACGCTGCAGCAGGTCGAAGGGATGCGGCAGGAGATAACGCGCCTGAAATGTGATAAACTGGATCTCCTTCGGCAGAATGTG acCTGCCAACGTGACATCAAGCGTCTACGTGAACGTGAACTATCGCTACAGGGTGACCTGGCCGCCGCCGGCAAAGAGATCCTTCGGTTGCGCGACCTGCTCAAGGAGTGCCTACCGACTGCCGTGGCCGATCCGATCTAA
- the LOC121596586 gene encoding rap1 GTPase-activating protein 1 isoform X3, which yields MKYLTAGHRESYTLVARKRYMKRMLRQHMGGWTTAAANAKQNGLSAGTTAPSSKSATTSPDRLRGATHDLFELLERVQCSRLDDQRCVLPSYFTQNTRSAEERIANPHSTNESTNNLSVQIPQSMGGGGNTRSLLRHSNSMSSNPHSNSNSTPASPHLLSNSSSVHLHHAGAGGGGLHHHQQQHPQYQSQSSVSSQSSSIISTVPPVQRLLEDALSKPGPHPMIIVPNSGGYWVDGTDHDASYEVPSHTTWRVGKIESDDTAKCYRRFFIAREHSNLVGHDDQLGPVLLSIKSENVANQEHIRILLRLRTGTMHELIPASCLGSSPSPIKMARLLNEQINVDSFMPVLCPKASALIASYDEHVLVTNFKFGVLYQRFGQTAEEELFCNSETTPAFDEFLDVLGQRIRLRDHKGYRGGLDIQNGHTGDTAVYDVFKEREIMFHVSTLLPYTEADPQQLQRKRHIGNDIVAIVFQEENTPFSPAMIASHFLHAFIVVQPIEPNTPNCRYKISVTARDDVPFFGPTLPQPSVFKRGPELKEFLLTKLINAENACYKADKFAQLELRTRSSLLQNLVDELKEKTRDFLGMDVGGGAAGVPTSPTPETPKSEGGFTGSRFIDTVKKALNARLRSQNSDPTNNGSGGAGSVDTATGGGAKHHNSMKKSKDGTSLVSDMPCGPGGAVNIGRSLSKSSTTGSRKSPNDSVASSPDITSRCSLNPTLTNNNNNNSNAPNNNNTIGKNHPNGSANGNGASGNAAAGGGNNNNGPVAMSETSDDSSLNSVDLDPMVFLPTVDAGATYIDSDTGLESMSSADATTKACSLCLDGTGSTNGGGSVVSVSISGASVTIDGGNARELRNSGGSASSGTGSTASAGQMGGSVVVGQGAASVTQETLQQVEGMRQEITRLKCDKLDLLRQNVTCQRDIKRLRERELSLQGDLAAAGKEILRLRDLLKECLPTAVADPI from the exons AACACACGCAGTGCCGAGGAGCGAATCGCGAACCCGCACAGCACCAATGAGTCGACCAACAACCTTAGCGTACAAATTCCCCAGTCGATGGGCGGTGGCGGCAACACGCGATCACTGCTGCGCCACTCGAACAGCATGTCGTCGAATCCGCACTCGAACTCGAACTCGACCCCAGCCTCGCCGCACCTGCTGTCCAACAGCTCGAGCGTCCACCTGCACCACGCCGGTGCCGGTGGGGGCGgtctgcaccaccaccagcagcaacaccccCAGTACCAGTCGCAATCGTCCGTCAGCTCGCAGTCCTCCTCGATCATCTCGACCGTTCCGCCGGTGCAGCGGCTGCTCGAGGACGCGCTAAGCAAACCGGGGCCGCATCCGATGATCATCGTACCGAACAGCGGTGGCTACTGGGTGGACGGCACGGACCATGACGCATCGTACGAGGTGCCGTCCCACACGACGTGGCGCGTCGGCAAGATCGAGTCGGACGATACGGCCAAGTGCTACCGGCGGTTCTTTATCGCGCGCGAACACTCCAACCTGGTCGGGCACGACGATCAGCTCGGTCCGGTGCTGCTCTCGATCAAGTCGGAAAACGTTGCCAACCAGGAGCATATCCGGATACTGTTGCGACTGCGCACCGGCACCATGCACGAGCTGATACCGGCCTCCTGTCTCGGTAGCAGCCCGTCCCCCATCAAGATGGCCCGGCTGCTGAACGAGCAGATCAACGTGGACAGCTTCATGCCGGTGCTGTGCCCGAAAGCGTCCGCCCTGATCGCGAGCTACGACGAGCACGTGCTGGTGACGAACTTCAAATTCGGCGTGCTGTACCAGCGCTTCGGCCAGACGGCGGAGGAGGAGCTGTTCTGCAACAGCGAGACGACGCCCGCCTTCGACGAGTTCCTGGACGTGCTGGGGCAGCGCATTCGGCTGCGCGATCACAAAGGCTACCGGGGCGGGCTGGACATCCAGAACGGGCACACGGGCGATACCGCCGTGTACGATGTGTTTAAGGAGCGCGAAATCATGTTCCACGTGTCGACGCTGCTCCCGTACACCGAGGCCGAtccgcagcagctgcagcgcaAGCGGCACATTGGCAACGACATCGTGGCGATCGTGTTCCAGGAGGAAAACACGCCCTTCTCGCCGGCCATGATTGCGAGCCACTTTCTGCACGCGTTCATCGTGGTGCAGCCGATCGAGCCGAACACGCCGAACTGCCGGTACAAGATCTCGGTGACGGCGCGCGACGATGTGCCGTTCTTTGGGCCGACCCTGCCGCAGCCGTCCGTGTTTAAGCGCGGCCCGGAGCTGAAGGAGTTCCTGCTGACGAAGCTGATCAATGCGGAAAATGCGTGCTACAAGGCGGACAAGTTTGCGCAGCTGGAGCTGCGTACGCGCTCCTCGCTGCTGCAGAATCTCGTCGACGAGCTCAAGGAGAAGACGCGCGATTTTCTCGGCATGGATGTGGGGGGTGGGGCGGCCGGGGTGCCTACCTCGCCGACGCCCGAGACGCCCAAGTCGGAGGGTGGTTTTACCGGGTCGCGGTTTATCGATACGGTGAAGAAGGCGCTGAACGCCCGGTTACGGTCACAGAATTCGGACCCAACGAACAATGGCAGTGGTGGGGCAGGGAGTGTGGATACGGCGACGGGTGGTGGGGCCAAGCATCACAACTCGATGAAGAAGTCCAAGGATGGGACGAGCCTGGTGTCGGACATGCCGTGTGGACCGGGCGGAGCTGTTAAT ATTGGACGATCGCTGTCGAAGAGCAGTACGACTGGGTCGCGCAAATCGCCGAACGATTCGGTTGCCTCCTCGCCGGACATTACGTCCCGGTGTTCGCTTAATCCAACtctcaccaacaacaacaataacaatagtaatgcacccaacaacaacaacacgatcGGAAAGAATCACCCGAATGGCAGTGCGAACGGTAACGGAGCCAGCGGTAATGCTGCGGCCGGTggcggcaacaacaacaatggccCAGTGGCCATGTCCGAAACCAGTGACGATTCAAGCCTGAACAGTGTCGATCTCGATCCGATGG tttttctCCCAACGGTAGATGCTGGCGCTACGTACATCGACAGTGACACGGGGCTGGAGTCGATGTCTTCGGCGGACGCGACCACCAAGGCTTGCTCGCTCTGCCTGGACGGTACGGGCTCGACGAACGGTGGCGGTAGCGTGGTAAGCGTTAGCATCAGTGGCGCAAGCGTTACGATCGATGGGGGCAATGCGCGCGAACTGCGCAACAGTGGCGGTAGTGCGAGCTCGGGCACGGGATCCACTGCTAGTGCAGGGCAGATGGGGGGTAGTGTGGTAGTGGGCCAGGGGGCCGCATCGGTGACGCAGGAAACGCTGCAGCAGGTCGAAGGGATGCGGCAGGAGATAACGCGCCTGAAATGTGATAAACTGGATCTCCTTCGGCAGAATGTG acCTGCCAACGTGACATCAAGCGTCTACGTGAACGTGAACTATCGCTACAGGGTGACCTGGCCGCCGCCGGCAAAGAGATCCTTCGGTTGCGCGACCTGCTCAAGGAGTGCCTACCGACTGCCGTGGCCGATCCGATCTAA
- the LOC121596586 gene encoding rap1 GTPase-activating protein 1 isoform X4, which produces MKYLTAGHRESYTLVARKRRQHMGGWTTAAANAKQNGLSAGTTAPSSKSATTSPDRLRGATHDLFELLERVQCSRLDDQRCVLPSYFTQNTRSAEERIANPHSTNESTNNLSVQIPQSMGGGGNTRSLLRHSNSMSSNPHSNSNSTPASPHLLSNSSSVHLHHAGAGGGGLHHHQQQHPQYQSQSSVSSQSSSIISTVPPVQRLLEDALSKPGPHPMIIVPNSGGYWVDGTDHDASYEVPSHTTWRVGKIESDDTAKCYRRFFIAREHSNLVGHDDQLGPVLLSIKSENVANQEHIRILLRLRTGTMHELIPASCLGSSPSPIKMARLLNEQINVDSFMPVLCPKASALIASYDEHVLVTNFKFGVLYQRFGQTAEEELFCNSETTPAFDEFLDVLGQRIRLRDHKGYRGGLDIQNGHTGDTAVYDVFKEREIMFHVSTLLPYTEADPQQLQRKRHIGNDIVAIVFQEENTPFSPAMIASHFLHAFIVVQPIEPNTPNCRYKISVTARDDVPFFGPTLPQPSVFKRGPELKEFLLTKLINAENACYKADKFAQLELRTRSSLLQNLVDELKEKTRDFLGMDVGGGAAGVPTSPTPETPKSEGGFTGSRFIDTVKKALNARLRSQNSDPTNNGSGGAGSVDTATGGGAKHHNSMKKSKDGTSLVSDMPCGPGGAVNIGRSLSKSSTTGSRKSPNDSVASSPDITSRCSLNPTLTNNNNNNSNAPNNNNTIGKNHPNGSANGNGASGNAAAGGGNNNNGPVAMSETSDDSSLNSVDLDPMVFLPTVDAGATYIDSDTGLESMSSADATTKACSLCLDGTGSTNGGGSVVSVSISGASVTIDGGNARELRNSGGSASSGTGSTASAGQMGGSVVVGQGAASVTQETLQQVEGMRQEITRLKCDKLDLLRQNVTCQRDIKRLRERELSLQGDLAAAGKEILRLRDLLKECLPTAVADPI; this is translated from the exons AACACACGCAGTGCCGAGGAGCGAATCGCGAACCCGCACAGCACCAATGAGTCGACCAACAACCTTAGCGTACAAATTCCCCAGTCGATGGGCGGTGGCGGCAACACGCGATCACTGCTGCGCCACTCGAACAGCATGTCGTCGAATCCGCACTCGAACTCGAACTCGACCCCAGCCTCGCCGCACCTGCTGTCCAACAGCTCGAGCGTCCACCTGCACCACGCCGGTGCCGGTGGGGGCGgtctgcaccaccaccagcagcaacaccccCAGTACCAGTCGCAATCGTCCGTCAGCTCGCAGTCCTCCTCGATCATCTCGACCGTTCCGCCGGTGCAGCGGCTGCTCGAGGACGCGCTAAGCAAACCGGGGCCGCATCCGATGATCATCGTACCGAACAGCGGTGGCTACTGGGTGGACGGCACGGACCATGACGCATCGTACGAGGTGCCGTCCCACACGACGTGGCGCGTCGGCAAGATCGAGTCGGACGATACGGCCAAGTGCTACCGGCGGTTCTTTATCGCGCGCGAACACTCCAACCTGGTCGGGCACGACGATCAGCTCGGTCCGGTGCTGCTCTCGATCAAGTCGGAAAACGTTGCCAACCAGGAGCATATCCGGATACTGTTGCGACTGCGCACCGGCACCATGCACGAGCTGATACCGGCCTCCTGTCTCGGTAGCAGCCCGTCCCCCATCAAGATGGCCCGGCTGCTGAACGAGCAGATCAACGTGGACAGCTTCATGCCGGTGCTGTGCCCGAAAGCGTCCGCCCTGATCGCGAGCTACGACGAGCACGTGCTGGTGACGAACTTCAAATTCGGCGTGCTGTACCAGCGCTTCGGCCAGACGGCGGAGGAGGAGCTGTTCTGCAACAGCGAGACGACGCCCGCCTTCGACGAGTTCCTGGACGTGCTGGGGCAGCGCATTCGGCTGCGCGATCACAAAGGCTACCGGGGCGGGCTGGACATCCAGAACGGGCACACGGGCGATACCGCCGTGTACGATGTGTTTAAGGAGCGCGAAATCATGTTCCACGTGTCGACGCTGCTCCCGTACACCGAGGCCGAtccgcagcagctgcagcgcaAGCGGCACATTGGCAACGACATCGTGGCGATCGTGTTCCAGGAGGAAAACACGCCCTTCTCGCCGGCCATGATTGCGAGCCACTTTCTGCACGCGTTCATCGTGGTGCAGCCGATCGAGCCGAACACGCCGAACTGCCGGTACAAGATCTCGGTGACGGCGCGCGACGATGTGCCGTTCTTTGGGCCGACCCTGCCGCAGCCGTCCGTGTTTAAGCGCGGCCCGGAGCTGAAGGAGTTCCTGCTGACGAAGCTGATCAATGCGGAAAATGCGTGCTACAAGGCGGACAAGTTTGCGCAGCTGGAGCTGCGTACGCGCTCCTCGCTGCTGCAGAATCTCGTCGACGAGCTCAAGGAGAAGACGCGCGATTTTCTCGGCATGGATGTGGGGGGTGGGGCGGCCGGGGTGCCTACCTCGCCGACGCCCGAGACGCCCAAGTCGGAGGGTGGTTTTACCGGGTCGCGGTTTATCGATACGGTGAAGAAGGCGCTGAACGCCCGGTTACGGTCACAGAATTCGGACCCAACGAACAATGGCAGTGGTGGGGCAGGGAGTGTGGATACGGCGACGGGTGGTGGGGCCAAGCATCACAACTCGATGAAGAAGTCCAAGGATGGGACGAGCCTGGTGTCGGACATGCCGTGTGGACCGGGCGGAGCTGTTAAT ATTGGACGATCGCTGTCGAAGAGCAGTACGACTGGGTCGCGCAAATCGCCGAACGATTCGGTTGCCTCCTCGCCGGACATTACGTCCCGGTGTTCGCTTAATCCAACtctcaccaacaacaacaataacaatagtaatgcacccaacaacaacaacacgatcGGAAAGAATCACCCGAATGGCAGTGCGAACGGTAACGGAGCCAGCGGTAATGCTGCGGCCGGTggcggcaacaacaacaatggccCAGTGGCCATGTCCGAAACCAGTGACGATTCAAGCCTGAACAGTGTCGATCTCGATCCGATGG tttttctCCCAACGGTAGATGCTGGCGCTACGTACATCGACAGTGACACGGGGCTGGAGTCGATGTCTTCGGCGGACGCGACCACCAAGGCTTGCTCGCTCTGCCTGGACGGTACGGGCTCGACGAACGGTGGCGGTAGCGTGGTAAGCGTTAGCATCAGTGGCGCAAGCGTTACGATCGATGGGGGCAATGCGCGCGAACTGCGCAACAGTGGCGGTAGTGCGAGCTCGGGCACGGGATCCACTGCTAGTGCAGGGCAGATGGGGGGTAGTGTGGTAGTGGGCCAGGGGGCCGCATCGGTGACGCAGGAAACGCTGCAGCAGGTCGAAGGGATGCGGCAGGAGATAACGCGCCTGAAATGTGATAAACTGGATCTCCTTCGGCAGAATGTG acCTGCCAACGTGACATCAAGCGTCTACGTGAACGTGAACTATCGCTACAGGGTGACCTGGCCGCCGCCGGCAAAGAGATCCTTCGGTTGCGCGACCTGCTCAAGGAGTGCCTACCGACTGCCGTGGCCGATCCGATCTAA
- the LOC121596586 gene encoding rap1 GTPase-activating protein 1 isoform X5: MGVLRWRDLPGSRSSMTNSSNSNNNNNNNNANNNGNNITSSISATGNNSAANGNNNQLHHHHHHPGGRIEVRTVSTGTKTRMVCINTRSAEERIANPHSTNESTNNLSVQIPQSMGGGGNTRSLLRHSNSMSSNPHSNSNSTPASPHLLSNSSSVHLHHAGAGGGGLHHHQQQHPQYQSQSSVSSQSSSIISTVPPVQRLLEDALSKPGPHPMIIVPNSGGYWVDGTDHDASYEVPSHTTWRVGKIESDDTAKCYRRFFIAREHSNLVGHDDQLGPVLLSIKSENVANQEHIRILLRLRTGTMHELIPASCLGSSPSPIKMARLLNEQINVDSFMPVLCPKASALIASYDEHVLVTNFKFGVLYQRFGQTAEEELFCNSETTPAFDEFLDVLGQRIRLRDHKGYRGGLDIQNGHTGDTAVYDVFKEREIMFHVSTLLPYTEADPQQLQRKRHIGNDIVAIVFQEENTPFSPAMIASHFLHAFIVVQPIEPNTPNCRYKISVTARDDVPFFGPTLPQPSVFKRGPELKEFLLTKLINAENACYKADKFAQLELRTRSSLLQNLVDELKEKTRDFLGMDVGGGAAGVPTSPTPETPKSEGGFTGSRFIDTVKKALNARLRSQNSDPTNNGSGGAGSVDTATGGGAKHHNSMKKSKDGTSLVSDMPCGPGGAVNIGRSLSKSSTTGSRKSPNDSVASSPDITSRCSLNPTLTNNNNNNSNAPNNNNTIGKNHPNGSANGNGASGNAAAGGGNNNNGPVAMSETSDDSSLNSVDLDPMVFLPTVDAGATYIDSDTGLESMSSADATTKACSLCLDGTGSTNGGGSVVSVSISGASVTIDGGNARELRNSGGSASSGTGSTASAGQMGGSVVVGQGAASVTQETLQQVEGMRQEITRLKCDKLDLLRQNVTCQRDIKRLRERELSLQGDLAAAGKEILRLRDLLKECLPTAVADPI, translated from the exons AACACACGCAGTGCCGAGGAGCGAATCGCGAACCCGCACAGCACCAATGAGTCGACCAACAACCTTAGCGTACAAATTCCCCAGTCGATGGGCGGTGGCGGCAACACGCGATCACTGCTGCGCCACTCGAACAGCATGTCGTCGAATCCGCACTCGAACTCGAACTCGACCCCAGCCTCGCCGCACCTGCTGTCCAACAGCTCGAGCGTCCACCTGCACCACGCCGGTGCCGGTGGGGGCGgtctgcaccaccaccagcagcaacaccccCAGTACCAGTCGCAATCGTCCGTCAGCTCGCAGTCCTCCTCGATCATCTCGACCGTTCCGCCGGTGCAGCGGCTGCTCGAGGACGCGCTAAGCAAACCGGGGCCGCATCCGATGATCATCGTACCGAACAGCGGTGGCTACTGGGTGGACGGCACGGACCATGACGCATCGTACGAGGTGCCGTCCCACACGACGTGGCGCGTCGGCAAGATCGAGTCGGACGATACGGCCAAGTGCTACCGGCGGTTCTTTATCGCGCGCGAACACTCCAACCTGGTCGGGCACGACGATCAGCTCGGTCCGGTGCTGCTCTCGATCAAGTCGGAAAACGTTGCCAACCAGGAGCATATCCGGATACTGTTGCGACTGCGCACCGGCACCATGCACGAGCTGATACCGGCCTCCTGTCTCGGTAGCAGCCCGTCCCCCATCAAGATGGCCCGGCTGCTGAACGAGCAGATCAACGTGGACAGCTTCATGCCGGTGCTGTGCCCGAAAGCGTCCGCCCTGATCGCGAGCTACGACGAGCACGTGCTGGTGACGAACTTCAAATTCGGCGTGCTGTACCAGCGCTTCGGCCAGACGGCGGAGGAGGAGCTGTTCTGCAACAGCGAGACGACGCCCGCCTTCGACGAGTTCCTGGACGTGCTGGGGCAGCGCATTCGGCTGCGCGATCACAAAGGCTACCGGGGCGGGCTGGACATCCAGAACGGGCACACGGGCGATACCGCCGTGTACGATGTGTTTAAGGAGCGCGAAATCATGTTCCACGTGTCGACGCTGCTCCCGTACACCGAGGCCGAtccgcagcagctgcagcgcaAGCGGCACATTGGCAACGACATCGTGGCGATCGTGTTCCAGGAGGAAAACACGCCCTTCTCGCCGGCCATGATTGCGAGCCACTTTCTGCACGCGTTCATCGTGGTGCAGCCGATCGAGCCGAACACGCCGAACTGCCGGTACAAGATCTCGGTGACGGCGCGCGACGATGTGCCGTTCTTTGGGCCGACCCTGCCGCAGCCGTCCGTGTTTAAGCGCGGCCCGGAGCTGAAGGAGTTCCTGCTGACGAAGCTGATCAATGCGGAAAATGCGTGCTACAAGGCGGACAAGTTTGCGCAGCTGGAGCTGCGTACGCGCTCCTCGCTGCTGCAGAATCTCGTCGACGAGCTCAAGGAGAAGACGCGCGATTTTCTCGGCATGGATGTGGGGGGTGGGGCGGCCGGGGTGCCTACCTCGCCGACGCCCGAGACGCCCAAGTCGGAGGGTGGTTTTACCGGGTCGCGGTTTATCGATACGGTGAAGAAGGCGCTGAACGCCCGGTTACGGTCACAGAATTCGGACCCAACGAACAATGGCAGTGGTGGGGCAGGGAGTGTGGATACGGCGACGGGTGGTGGGGCCAAGCATCACAACTCGATGAAGAAGTCCAAGGATGGGACGAGCCTGGTGTCGGACATGCCGTGTGGACCGGGCGGAGCTGTTAAT ATTGGACGATCGCTGTCGAAGAGCAGTACGACTGGGTCGCGCAAATCGCCGAACGATTCGGTTGCCTCCTCGCCGGACATTACGTCCCGGTGTTCGCTTAATCCAACtctcaccaacaacaacaataacaatagtaatgcacccaacaacaacaacacgatcGGAAAGAATCACCCGAATGGCAGTGCGAACGGTAACGGAGCCAGCGGTAATGCTGCGGCCGGTggcggcaacaacaacaatggccCAGTGGCCATGTCCGAAACCAGTGACGATTCAAGCCTGAACAGTGTCGATCTCGATCCGATGG tttttctCCCAACGGTAGATGCTGGCGCTACGTACATCGACAGTGACACGGGGCTGGAGTCGATGTCTTCGGCGGACGCGACCACCAAGGCTTGCTCGCTCTGCCTGGACGGTACGGGCTCGACGAACGGTGGCGGTAGCGTGGTAAGCGTTAGCATCAGTGGCGCAAGCGTTACGATCGATGGGGGCAATGCGCGCGAACTGCGCAACAGTGGCGGTAGTGCGAGCTCGGGCACGGGATCCACTGCTAGTGCAGGGCAGATGGGGGGTAGTGTGGTAGTGGGCCAGGGGGCCGCATCGGTGACGCAGGAAACGCTGCAGCAGGTCGAAGGGATGCGGCAGGAGATAACGCGCCTGAAATGTGATAAACTGGATCTCCTTCGGCAGAATGTG acCTGCCAACGTGACATCAAGCGTCTACGTGAACGTGAACTATCGCTACAGGGTGACCTGGCCGCCGCCGGCAAAGAGATCCTTCGGTTGCGCGACCTGCTCAAGGAGTGCCTACCGACTGCCGTGGCCGATCCGATCTAA